One region of Wyeomyia smithii strain HCP4-BCI-WySm-NY-G18 chromosome 3, ASM2978416v1, whole genome shotgun sequence genomic DNA includes:
- the LOC129728195 gene encoding jerky protein homolog-like, giving the protein MGLKKSQVYNADESAIFVKLLASRSVVLSNEHQPAGRKLNKMRYTFMPCSNVDGSNKLKLMFIGTAAKPRSFPDKDKLPVSYYSSKKAWMTRDLFKSWFYNEFVPAVREFSNKSNLEPKALLLLENCTAHYDGGDDLVSDDGLIKVIYLPPNVTSECQPMDQSVINAVKMRYKRKLMLRLVLEDEDLKFEDRLKKVSLLHSIDWLATAWNEIGSSTIENSWKKLIPQFPDCEWISANTDETDSEKDMRALVAAVNALAGTVTSDEEVNLWLTDRVYDENRNPAWLTSVVYTDDEILDSVLGESGGNISPIRDIADDSNDTQMDMSSTLGQNHLYSDFNHAIKSVDFLISFMQHDAAEIVRLKSLRAKIVEDEWQKQNL; this is encoded by the exons ATGGGATTGAAAAAATCTCAGGTCTACAATGCTGACGAGTCAGCCATTTTCGTAAAGCTTCTAGCATCACGAAGTGTAGTGCTTTCTAACGAGCATCAACCTGCCGGAAGAAAATTGAACAAGATGCGCTACACCTTTATGCCATGCAGCAACGTTGACGGttcaaacaaattaaaattgatgtTCATCGGAACTGCCGCCAAACCACGCTCGTTCCCGGATAAGGATAAACTGCCTGTATCATATTATAGCTCGAAGAAAGCTTGGATGACGAGGGACCTGTTTAAGTCTTGGTTCTACAACGAGTTTGTGCCAGCTGTGAGAGAGTTTTCAAACAAGTCCAATTTAGAGCCCAAAGCATTACTCTTGTTGGAAAACTGCACAGCACATTACGATGGAGGAGACGATTTAGTGTCGGACGATGGATTGATTAAG GTAATTTATCTCCCACCAAACGTCACTTCTGAGTGTCAACCGATGGATCAATCAGTAATCAACGCAGTTAAAATGCGCTACAAGAGAAAACTGATGCTGAGGTTAGTTTTGGAAGATGAGGACCTGAAGTTCGAAGACCGACTCAAAAAAGTTTCCCTACTGCACAGCATCGACTGGTTAGCAACCGCCTGGAATGAAATAGGTTcttctaccattgaaaattcATGGAAGAAACTGATTCCCCAGTTTCCTGATTGCGAGTGGATTTCTGCTAACACTGATGAAACTGACAGTGAAAAAGACATGAGGGCTCTTGTCGCGGCTGTGAATGCTTTAGCAGGCACCGTGACTTCTGACGAAGAGGTGAATTTATGGTTGACGGATCGCGTGTACGATGAGAACCGAAACCCAGCTTGGCTCACTAGCGTGGTATACACGGACGACGAAATATTAGATTCCGTTTTGGGCGAAAGCGGCGGTAACATTTCACCAATTAGAGACATAGCAGATGATTCAAATGACACACAAATGGACATGTCATCAACCTTGGGACAGAATCATCTGTATTCAGATTTTAACCATGCCATTAAATCTGTCgattttttgatttcttttatgcAACACGATGCTGCAGAAATTGTGCGGCTCAAATCATTGCGAGCAAAAATAGTCGAAGACGAATggcaaaaacaaaatttgtaa